Proteins encoded within one genomic window of Candidatus Poribacteria bacterium:
- the ssb gene encoding single-stranded DNA-binding protein codes for MAGYNKVILLGNLTRDPDVRYLPSGTAVASFGIAINRVYNDRQTGEQRKEVCFVDITAFGRTAEICGEYLQKGSPVLVEGRLRYSSWETDDGQRRSKLDVVAQNVRLLPRGVETTAEGIPAEEAGEEVPAEDDIPF; via the coding sequence ATGGCAGGTTACAACAAGGTTATCCTCCTTGGCAACCTGACGCGCGACCCTGATGTCAGGTATCTGCCGAGTGGAACGGCGGTGGCGAGCTTCGGCATAGCCATCAACCGGGTCTACAACGACAGACAGACCGGCGAGCAGAGGAAAGAGGTCTGTTTTGTAGATATCACCGCTTTCGGCAGAACCGCTGAAATATGCGGAGAGTATCTGCAAAAGGGGAGTCCCGTGCTCGTGGAGGGACGCCTCCGCTATAGCTCCTGGGAGACCGACGATGGCCAAAGGAGAAGCAAACTGGATGTCGTAGCTCAAAACGTCAGGCTTCTGCCGCGCGGGGTGGAAACCACTGCTGAGGGGATCCCCGCCGAGGAGGCAGGCGAGGAAGTACCGGCTGAGGATGATATACCGTTTTGA
- the rpsF gene encoding 30S ribosomal protein S6, producing MGELRQYELMFIIRPDLSEEEINQTVSQVQTYMESNGCLVKRLERWGMRRLAYEVRKFHEGYYVLMIFDSDPQFIEPFKRWLVLNEAVIRHLVVRSDIDPEKPIRVPPEVVGRYEETHRAEPRTEVTTREAEPGSKEREQEENSEGE from the coding sequence TTGGGTGAGTTGCGTCAGTATGAGTTGATGTTCATCATAAGGCCCGATTTGAGCGAGGAGGAGATCAATCAAACCGTCAGCCAGGTTCAGACCTACATGGAATCCAACGGCTGTCTTGTGAAGCGGCTTGAACGATGGGGAATGAGAAGGCTTGCCTATGAGGTGAGGAAATTTCACGAGGGATATTACGTGTTGATGATATTTGACTCCGATCCTCAGTTCATCGAGCCGTTTAAACGATGGCTGGTTCTGAATGAGGCCGTCATAAGACATCTGGTCGTCAGATCCGATATCGACCCCGAAAAGCCAATCAGAGTTCCGCCTGAGGTCGTAGGCAGATATGAGGAAACCCACAGGGCTGAGCCGAGAACAGAAGTAACGACCAGAGAAGCGGAACCTGGTTCAAAGGAGAGGGAACAAGAGGAAAATTCGGAAGGAGAGTGA
- a CDS encoding 30S ribosomal protein S18 encodes MRYGRRRKVCRLCSEKIEYVDYKDVDLLRTFLSEKGKIIGRRVTGTCAKHQRQLTRAIKRARCIALLPFTKK; translated from the coding sequence ATGAGGTACGGTAGGAGGAGAAAAGTCTGTAGGCTTTGCTCCGAGAAGATAGAGTACGTTGATTACAAAGACGTGGACCTCCTTAGAACCTTTCTCTCAGAGAAGGGCAAGATAATCGGCAGGCGCGTTACAGGCACGTGTGCCAAACATCAGAGACAATTGACAAGGGCCATAAAGCGGGCTCGCTGTATCGCTCTCCTGCCATTCACGAAGAAATGA
- a CDS encoding DUF1080 domain-containing protein, whose product MVISRKALISIGLLVLSSYALGGVFKDDFEDGDSKGWKELSGKWIVEEGIYGLSETPPNPPGFVYTVLQSPWELGDGVLEVDVKFTRNTKGSDVAAILFRMPDEVSGYIYRMHGKGWFEFGRLVNNSFKYLIGLSIKLSPGKTYTIKILLEGDIFKVYVNGELFQRMGDPEVKIKKGRIGLGLNTKNILFEEVRVEGEGVFQFSVGEQVEPVDKMPVTWATLKNNREGEP is encoded by the coding sequence ATGGTGATCTCCAGGAAGGCTTTGATTTCGATCGGTTTGCTTGTGCTCTCAAGCTATGCGCTGGGCGGGGTCTTCAAGGACGACTTCGAGGACGGCGACTCGAAGGGGTGGAAGGAGCTCTCCGGGAAATGGATCGTGGAGGAGGGGATATATGGGCTTTCAGAAACTCCCCCGAACCCTCCGGGGTTTGTATACACCGTGCTCCAATCTCCCTGGGAGCTGGGGGATGGCGTGCTTGAGGTTGACGTGAAATTTACCAGGAACACAAAGGGCAGCGACGTGGCGGCGATCCTTTTCAGGATGCCCGATGAGGTCAGCGGATACATCTACAGGATGCACGGAAAAGGGTGGTTTGAGTTCGGAAGGCTCGTAAACAACAGTTTCAAATACCTAATAGGGCTTTCCATAAAGCTTTCCCCGGGGAAGACCTATACGATAAAGATCTTACTCGAAGGCGATATCTTCAAGGTTTACGTCAACGGGGAGCTGTTTCAGAGGATGGGGGACCCGGAAGTGAAGATAAAGAAGGGGAGGATAGGACTTGGATTGAACACAAAGAACATTCTGTTTGAAGAGGTGAGGGTAGAAGGGGAGGGGGTTTTTCAGTTTTCCGTAGGGGAGCAGGTCGAACCGGTGGACAAGATGCCTGTAACGTGGGCGACTTTAAAAAACAACCGGGAGGGAGAGCCATGA